One part of the Borreliella garinii genome encodes these proteins:
- a CDS encoding tyrosine-type recombinase/integrase, which translates to MDINNYLNLNKGDTDFFLKIFKDYLKVIDENKILKNTLKNSTKTKKENLKPSPKFYITPKTSKLIEKCIKQLKQIDPISGWFVHLLSISGCRGTEMQKVKMEDITTLRSETGEILYNIKVNVAKKRSVACIREIVISSKEYNAIQTAHKNHFEDKNLDTRRTYLFQKTKHKFKDNQISIINISRKFKNLLKRSGFKVNKSLHLCRNLFISNLKANGYNSFQIKELMKYSSTHEIDNIYGLSSANKIQAYKYAKNSLKL; encoded by the coding sequence ATGGACATTAATAATTATCTTAATTTAAATAAAGGTGATACAGATTTTTTCCTCAAAATATTTAAAGATTATCTAAAAGTTATAGATGAAAATAAAATTCTTAAAAATACTCTAAAAAATTCAACTAAAACAAAAAAAGAAAATCTAAAACCTAGCCCTAAGTTTTATATAACTCCAAAAACTAGCAAACTAATTGAAAAATGTATAAAACAATTAAAACAAATTGATCCAATATCCGGCTGGTTTGTACATTTACTCTCAATAAGTGGGTGTAGGGGTACTGAAATGCAAAAAGTAAAAATGGAAGATATTACTACTCTAAGAAGCGAAACTGGTGAAATTCTTTACAATATCAAAGTAAATGTGGCAAAAAAAAGAAGTGTCGCTTGTATTAGAGAAATTGTCATCAGCTCTAAAGAGTACAACGCTATTCAAACAGCACACAAAAATCATTTTGAAGATAAAAATCTTGATACTAGGCGTACTTATCTTTTCCAAAAAACCAAACACAAATTTAAAGATAATCAAATTAGCATTATCAACATTTCTAGAAAATTTAAAAATCTTCTTAAAAGATCAGGATTTAAAGTAAATAAATCGCTTCATTTATGCAGAAATTTATTTATTTCAAATTTAAAAGCCAATGGTTATAATTCTTTCCAAATTAAAGAACTTATGAAATACTCTTCAACCCATGAAATTGATAATATCTACGGACTCTCTTCTGCAAACAAAATTCAAGCTTATAAATACGCTAAAAATAGCTTAAAACTGTAG
- a CDS encoding DUF244 domain-containing protein has protein sequence MSHIEKNQENIQNGVSNMIHAEQQSFIGCEVFEEKVLPIKEKSKLSKIGKKLPGISSQECFRFNRNIDFSLQRSKLDKYGASEVGTVVIGGAGLKDVMINSVLKYFGMSLPFKENLYMLKGKELENLGFREFVKAYGDNIAVLYKNKYANGVDKYNYFKKMDNFEPLVGSTIDGWFMNIYGDIELLEIKSSDSHYMSSAIEEYNKNGNFLSSKYFFKYYVQAQMQLACTGLEYCNLFFLIDAAPVNCKIKRNDSLISKVLNFVLKCEREVFNIRAEIVKNNQVKLLISNNIDNDTFNKLVEEIEELVVKSDFYQSGVEFDWINEFVEYVDCVNLEIKTEQSAINLEGDLVEINNLKVELNKIQNENKKREKPIKDLLKIKIDKVMDKYPLINHVNYKFKQFMFNYDPKKRAIADRFKELIPINNKVFVPSNMRNIAYENSVPF, from the coding sequence ATGTCACACATAGAAAAAAATCAAGAAAATATTCAAAATGGAGTGTCCAACATGATACATGCTGAGCAACAAAGTTTTATTGGATGTGAAGTATTTGAGGAAAAAGTTCTTCCCATTAAAGAAAAAAGCAAATTAAGCAAGATAGGCAAAAAATTACCAGGAATAAGTAGTCAAGAGTGTTTTAGATTTAATCGTAATATTGATTTTAGTTTGCAAAGAAGCAAGCTTGATAAATATGGAGCTAGTGAAGTGGGGACTGTTGTAATTGGTGGCGCTGGTCTTAAAGACGTAATGATAAATAGTGTGCTTAAATATTTTGGCATGAGTTTGCCTTTTAAAGAGAATTTATACATGTTAAAAGGTAAAGAGTTGGAAAATTTAGGATTTAGAGAATTTGTTAAGGCGTATGGTGATAATATTGCTGTTTTGTATAAAAATAAATATGCTAACGGTGTTGATAAATATAATTATTTCAAAAAAATGGATAATTTTGAACCTTTAGTAGGCTCAACAATTGATGGATGGTTTATGAATATTTATGGTGATATAGAGCTCTTAGAGATTAAGAGTAGTGACTCTCATTATATGAGCAGTGCTATTGAAGAGTACAATAAAAATGGCAATTTCTTAAGTAGTAAGTATTTTTTCAAATACTATGTGCAGGCACAAATGCAACTAGCATGTACTGGACTTGAGTATTGTAATTTGTTCTTTTTAATAGACGCTGCACCAGTTAATTGTAAGATAAAGAGAAATGATTCTTTAATATCAAAAGTGCTTAATTTTGTTCTTAAATGTGAAAGGGAAGTTTTCAATATAAGAGCCGAAATTGTTAAAAACAATCAGGTTAAGTTATTAATATCCAATAATATTGATAATGATACGTTTAATAAGCTTGTTGAAGAGATTGAAGAGTTGGTAGTAAAGAGTGATTTTTATCAATCTGGAGTTGAGTTTGATTGGATAAATGAATTTGTAGAGTATGTTGATTGTGTAAATCTTGAGATTAAAACCGAACAGTCTGCTATAAATCTTGAGGGGGATCTTGTTGAGATTAATAACTTAAAAGTAGAACTAAATAAAATTCAAAATGAAAACAAAAAAAGAGAAAAACCTATAAAAGATCTGCTTAAAATTAAAATTGATAAAGTTATGGATAAATATCCACTAATTAATCATGTGAATTATAAATTCAAACAATTTATGTTCAATTATGATCCTAAAAAAAGAGCAATAGCAGATAGATTTAAAGAGCTTATACCAATAAATAATAAAGTCTTTGTGCCTAGCAATATGCGTAATATAGCATATGAAAATAGTGTCCCCTTTTAA
- a CDS encoding DUF261 domain-containing protein produces MLISKIKQNNRSLLGEIQRWGCYFLCLHYYTSMFKDIEFNAFGINVAYRRFLGLGYIKSNCFIKNPCMILNYYGIRTSVRYESFGYFAAANEFEISEVKITGVNGTHFIATKEQEILYDSLDLRLNGKIFKVTSKRIFKLK; encoded by the coding sequence ATACTTATCAGCAAAATAAAACAAAATAATAGGAGTTTACTAGGAGAAATACAGAGATGGGGGTGCTATTTTTTATGCTTGCATTATTATACAAGTATGTTTAAGGATATTGAATTTAATGCTTTTGGCATAAATGTGGCTTATCGCAGATTTTTAGGACTTGGGTACATTAAAAGCAACTGTTTTATTAAAAATCCTTGTATGATACTAAATTACTATGGGATTAGAACTAGTGTGCGATATGAATCTTTTGGTTACTTTGCAGCTGCAAATGAATTTGAAATAAGTGAAGTTAAAATCACGGGGGTTAATGGAACACATTTTATTGCTACAAAAGAGCAAGAAATATTATATGATTCACTTGATTTAAGGCTTAATGGAAAAATATTTAAAGTAACTTCAAAGCGAATATTTAAACTTAAGTAG